The Myxocyprinus asiaticus isolate MX2 ecotype Aquarium Trade chromosome 31, UBuf_Myxa_2, whole genome shotgun sequence genome has a segment encoding these proteins:
- the aldh3a2a gene encoding aldehyde dehydrogenase family 3 member A2a, whose amino-acid sequence MSREQLAVQQARRVFLTGRSKPLEYRIKQLKNLKRFITERQKEIVDALRKDLYKSENATHLYEIVGLEGEINLAVSKLAEWAAPRPVTKNLLTISDEVYIQPEPLGVVLIIGAWNYPIAVTLQPLVGAIAAGNAAVVKPSEVCSHTAKVMELLPLYLDPEMYPVVTGGVPETQELLKQRFDHIFYTGNSTVGKLVMEAAAHHLTPVTLELGGKSPCYIDKTCDIRIACRRITWGKYVNCGQTCIAPDYILCEPSIQDIVIDEIQKCIKEFYTDDPKSFADYGRIINQRHFKRIMALIEDSTVAIGGENDESECYIAPTVLRDVTLESKVMQEEIFGPILPIITVNGLKEAIQLINEREKPLALYVFSSSNKVIKQMISETSSGALIANDCLVHFTISDLPFGGVGNSGTGCYHGKYSFDQLSHLRSCLIKKLNMELVNQMRYPPHTSEKLRWARILLLKQVNLARWRRMAQVAMLAALATFVVQRFLR is encoded by the exons ATGTCTCGGGAGCAGCTGGCTGTCCAGCAGGCTAGAAGGGTTTTCCTGACTGGAAGATCTAAACCCCTGGAATACAGAATTAAACAGCTAAAAAACCTAAAGCGATTCATTACAGAGAGACAAAAGGAAATTGTGGATGCCCTTAGAAAAGATCTCTATAAG AGTGAAAATGCGACACATCTATATGAGATCGTAGGCTTGGAGGGTGAAATCAATCTGGCTGTCAGCAAACTGGCTGAGTGGGCAGCCCCTCGTCCTGTGACCAAAAACCTTCTGACCATCTCAGATGAGGTGTACATACAGCCAGAACCCCTTGGTGTTGTGCTTATCATTGGGGCCTGGAACTATCCAATAGCAGTTACACTACAACCCCTTGTTGGTGCAATTGCTGCTG GTAATGCTGCAGTAGTGAAACCATCAGAAGTTTGCTCTCACACAGCCAAAGTGATGGAGCTCCTGCCTCTCTACTTGGACCCT GAAATGTATCCAGTGGTGACAGGAGGCGTTCCAGAGACCCAGGAACTGCTGAAGCAGCGTTTCGACCACATCTTTTATACGGGAAACAGCACAGTGGGGAAACTAGTTATGGAAGCAGCTGCTCACCATCTCACTCCAGTGACTTTAGAACTGGGAGGAAAGAGCCCCTGTTATATTGATAAGACCTGTGATATTAGAATCGCATGCCG CCGCATCACTTGGGGAAAGTATGTCAACTGTGGTCAAACCTGCATTGCACCTGATTACATCCTCTGTGAACCCAGCATCCAAGACATCGTGATTGATGAGATCCAGAAATGCATCAAG GAGTTTTATACGGATGACCCCAAGAGCTTTGCAGATTATGGGCGCATTATAAATCAGCGCCATTTCAAGAGGATAATGGCACTTATTGAGGATAGCACAGTGGCTATAGGAGGAGAGAATGATGAATCAGAGTGTTATATTG CTCCCACTGTTTTGAGGGATGTGACATTAGAATCCAAAGTGATGCAGGAAGAGATCTTTGGGCCAATTCTTCCTATTATAACTGTAAATGGTTTAAAAGAAGCCATTCAGTTGATCAATGAACGAGAAAAGCCACTAGCACTCTATGTTTTCTCTTCCAGTAACAAG GTCATCAAACAGATGATATCGGAGACATCTAGTGGAGCGCTCATAGCCAATGACTGTCTGGTGCATTTCACCATAAGTGATTTGCCTTTTGGTGGTGTTG GGAATAGTGGAACTGGTTGCTACCATGGCAAATACAGTTTCGATCAACTGAGTCACCTTCGCAGCTGTCTCATTAAGAAGCTGAACATGGAGTTAGTTAATCAGATGCGTTACCCTCCCCACACATCAGAGAAGTTACGTTGGGCTCGTATTCTTCTCTTGAAGCAAGTAAATCTGGCTAGGTGGCGTCGAATGGCACAGGTTGCTATGCTTGCTGCGCTGGCAACTTTTGTGGTGCAG aggtTTTTGCGATGA